In Sander vitreus isolate 19-12246 chromosome 8, sanVit1, whole genome shotgun sequence, the genomic window ATTCTCCCCTCCTTTTCTGTGGTTGAGATATTAAGAGTATCCTCATGAGCCcagatattttttcttttgaatttAGCTTTGAAACCTTTTAGGTGGTCTGGTCTTTGGCCCCTTGCTGAGGTTGAGCAAATCCAGACTATGTCAGCCCACTACAAAGTACTGCAGTGGGTGTTACACATGATTGAAAACAAGTTATCAGGCACCTgcatagctcacctggtagagcgggtgcccatgTATAGAGATTTATttcttgacgcagcggccgggggtttgactccgacatgcggcctttgctgcacgtcactccccctctctctcccctttcatgtctaagctgtcctgttcaaataaaggcctaaaatggccaaaaaattatcttaaaaaagaaaacaaattataaacacattttggatattgtatGATATTTCTTGAGAATATGCATTTGTCatccttttttaaaagtggACTTGAGTATGATGCTGTGTTGCAACATCCTTTAAGAAAAGCTTTGCAGTTGGACTTACAAGTAATCATAAAACTAACAAATGTGTTGCAAAGGGTGGGAAAGTTATGAATGTTGAATGTCTCACAAATTTCcctttacattttaatatagtaCACTGTAAAGTCTTGGGAGCGGGATACTTTTATGTTCTTTCATTCAGAAACAGGAAGCAGTGCAAGAGTGTAAAGTGAGGGAGGCAATCTGTTGTTTTCAGCTGTCCCAGTAAGTcatgacagagtgacagtgagccagtaagcacaataccaggaccctgaaattgaaacagctaaatggaattcagctaTCATTCattgtattatttacacctgtgtttcACCTACTGTGACAATGTCAACATGTCCTCTGTGAAGAAGGCCAACTGCTAATTATCTCCAGGACATACACGCAGCGTCCATCTGCCATTGGAACCTGGATTTAGCTTCTATCTTAGTGCCCAGCAAAAACTGGAGTGTCTGTTTGAGTAACAGGTTCATTCAGAATATAGGCTATTGGTGCTAACTATTGTTTAACAGGATAAATACCGAAGccttaaaatgacagaaatataAGCAATTATACTCATGGTGAGTATCACTCAAAAACAACAGTGCTCTTGCACCCCCTAGTGGGGCAACAGTCACTTATGAGGCTGTGCAGTCTTTGTAGAGCTGCAGAGTGAGCTGCTTCCAACCAGCAGGTCGAGCTGGTTAGCATTGCCATCAGTCATTGTTTTTAGATTGCAATTtacagtttaataaaaaaatatatagggaCACCTGTATGTATGGGGCACATATGAGCACATATGTGAGCACAGACATTAAACAAAGTAAAATACTGTTCATGCTGTTCTAATGTCAACAAGAAAAAATTAAGTTAACTCATTTTTGTGAGACAGAGAAGCAGGGAAATCTGTTCTTGTTATCGATATATCTTATGCGTGCTTAACTACAATTATCTTTGAGAGCATTAAGCCAATGAAAATATGTCAACTTTTAGCATTCCTTTCATGAAGTTAAGGTAAACGTGGTAATGTTAGATATAAATCAGGATTATAGGGCATGAGACATTAAAACTATTTAAATGTGTTCCCTCACTGATAATCAGCAGATATTCAGTTGACAAAGACTGTTGATCACTTAAGGTGTGAACTGTTAACTCGTTGTTAAATGTGGTCGGTTAAATATAATTTACTGATTGCTGCTCCAATTTATAAAtggtgttattattatttcaagcAGAAGAATAAATAACTCCCATTCAACATTTTGGGTTTCTCTTGATTTTATACTCTTTTAGTTTAAATTAAGAATTAACACATAGTAACACATAAAACAGATACACGTAAGTACACAGAAAAATCAGTGAACAAGTACAAGTCCACTGTCTCGAAACAATATTGAGTGTGGGTACGATTGTGACTGTAGAGGGCGACAGTGCTCTGTCTGCAGGACTGTTTTCAACATCAAATCCACAACAGAACATCTGAAGAACTTCTGCTTCAGCTTTATGTCCAGAGGGTTAATAcctattaaaaagatagatttctGTTGAATACAAAAagtcatatgtgtgtgtgttgatcttGTGTAAGAAAAGTGTACTTGTCCTCACTTGTAGTAGTTGGGTTTGAAGGGTCCGTGTTTGCTGATGCCCAGGTACTTGGCCTGTTCATCAGTCAGCTCTGTGAGGTGAGCGTCAAACGTCTGCAGGTGAAGACTGGCCACATATTCATCTGGAATTATACGAATACAGGGTTTGaataaaatgaatatgaatatgaaaaaaaaaaaagaaggtaataACTGTTTTAGGATATTTAAGCTGAGGACTTGCCCATCTTCTTTGGCAGCAGGTAGACGTCCTGTTTGTAACGTCCTTCTGGAGCACTGTACAGCTCTATGAGAGCCAGAGCCTGACATACAACAAGGTAACACAACTATAGCCTCAACATGACAGAGCTACAGATACATCATCTGTAATACATTTAGAGAATATTAACACATCAAGGCTTCCAGCATTTTGCTGAATACATTTCTGAAGtaaataacataaaacaaataatcGTACCTGAGTTGTAGCAGTGATAGAGAGGACAAATAAGGGCACTGTGGAGCAGCTCAGATTCAACAAACGGCcctgagaaaaaataaacaaaactgaaatGACATACTGTGAAAAGACAGCAGCTACTGATGACTACCTAAATATTTCTTGAAAGTTTATTATCTCCAATAATTGTGTAAACTAGTCCTCAAGTATCCCTTAAGAGCTGCGTACTTTAACAATGATCAGGTAAATCTGTTAAGCCTTTCATTTGTTATCTTTAGTAGAGCTGTATGACTGCACTGGAAAACACTGCTATGAAACCATTTTGAAAACTCACTTCTCATCTGACAAAGACAGCATCCTGAGGCTTTTTAAATCCTGGACAGGTGTGTTTTTATATCTAGTTacagttatatacagtatatataacaCAGACGTGCAGTTTTCAGGCAACATGATGACAAATGATACAGGCTAAAGatcataaacaaatacaaacttGCAGAACATTTGTCATTTTGCACTTAaagggtggttcagaattttggacataggacctcatttccaaattagccagtgtgttatttattagtggagaccgtttttaacactttttatcCAGTCCTTcaagttgcagagttcgctggtgctaggctagcgcaagtcaacagtatctgctagcctgccactaaaaacagtaaTAACAGAAATATTGgtaatatatacattttcccCAAGATTACAATTTAACCCAGAGAATGGAACTTTTTTTGCTGGTCTGGCTTTGAACTGCAGCACTTCCTTTCTTCACTTGTATCCTGTTTCGCCAATGCATGCTAAACAGTGCATGCTAACCTTAGCTTGTAGCAGAGAGCTACAGAGCTTTGTGGCAGTCTGAAGTAACTTAACCTCAGCCTGCCCTGGTTGGTAGGTTGACAGGAACGGGATTGTGCTCtaatgcagtggttcccaaagtgggggtCTAGGGACCCCAGTGGTCCTTGAGGGTGTTGCAAGGTctccccagcaaaaaggggaatcattttTTCCCCACTAAAATAGCAatatttattactattttggtcatgggtttcatcacttaatgtaataaaacatctaaaagtaAAAATCATATCAGATGGGCGTCTGTGATCTAacttgtgtcagtttaggggtccttcaAGTGTAACTTTCACTTGAAATCAATATTTCATGTCAGGTGATTCATGTATTTTGTAAGTGGCTGAGTAATAAACAGGATAATGTGCAGGAAGCCAGTCATTAATGCAGCAATGCCCCTGCTGCATTAATGACTTGCTGGAATTAATGACACCGTTCACGGTGGCAAAGACCCCCGTTCGGAGCACACTGTGGGACTTTACAATACTGTACATTATCCCACAGTGCTGGTAAAtaaaactaataacattaataacGGTATCATCACCTCGGCCAGCAGGACGATTCTCTTGCCATCAGGCCAGATAACATGGTCCACCTTAGGCCTCACATGCTCCCACCTCAGCTCTGCAGTCCGCAGACTCAACTGAGAAGAGAGAGTCACACACAAAAGCATACGTAAATAcaggtttacacacacacaccgataaAAAACATGCATAAACACAGACAGTTCATACCAAATCTATCTCAGTGCTGCAATGTCCCATGTTGCAGACGATGCAGCCGCTCTTCATTCTGTCCAGATGTTCCCTCTCTACCACGTTTTTATTGCCTGCAGAGACAACAGAGACAAAGCAAATTGGAACTGTAGTGATATTCTTAATAGCTTAAGAGCTAAGATGACTTTGTAGAGAACAGCAGTTACTTACCTGTGCAGGTGATGAccatgtctgcctgtctgaccACTTCACTCAATGTAATCACTCTGAAGCCATCCATGCTGAGAGAAGGGCAACAAAAggaggtcacacacacaaaaaatgttttatgatgttCAGAGTGAACAGAGTGAAACACTTCACATAGTGCTGATAAAAGTTTCCTCTATTCATACCAGGCCTGAACGGCACAAATGGGATCCACTTCTGTGATGTATACAACAGCACCCAATGCTTTCAGGGCAGCGCAGCAACCTTTGCCAACCTAccggaagagagaaaaaaaggttggTAGAGCTGTTTAAATGTATGTCACATGCATGTGACATAAATGTGTCACATTCCCAGCAGCACTGggaacattctttttttttcactgaccTCCCCATAGCCGCACACCACCACCTGTTTTCCTCCAAACATGATGTCAGTGGTTCTCTTCAACCTGACAGAAAGAGTTCAACACAGTTACTCTGTTGCTCTGTACTGCACCAGTGGTTTTACCTGTTTACATTCAAAACATGACTCAATACCCGTCCAGTATGGACTCCTTGCAGCAGTAAAGGTTTTCAAATTTCTGCTTGGTCACCGAGTCGTTAACGTTCATGGCCGGGACACACAGCTTGCCTGCCTTTGACAGCTGGTATAACCTGAAACAGAGGCGGAGAGACACACGTGTGAAGTGGAGAAAGACTTTGTGAACGTGTCAGAATATCATTCAAGTTTTGTGTGAACCTAACCGATAGATGCCTGTCACACTTTCCTCCACGATGCCTATGATCTTCCTGAACAGGCCCGGGTGCTTCTTATAGATCCAGTGAGTCAGGTCCCCTCCATCATCCAGAATCTGtgaaaaaacatattaaattcattaaaaaagtcattaaaggCACAGTTCACCCAAATACaaagtgaaattgtatttaaacTTATCCATGCAAATTCAGTATGCTGAATTTTGAAGATGTACGCTGTAGTTTAGCTCAGTGTGTTAAATGAAATTTGGCATGTAGTTGTGAAAGCAGTGAAACGTTGACTTATTTACTAGAAATCCACATATCTTAAatgtacactgtgtaggaatttctcccatctagcggtgaaattgtattttgcattcaaatgaatagtgctctctagcgccttgctttttcaaatgtgtgttgcaactacggtagccgttatgtgcCATCACTTTTTTGGTGatgaggattccttctcctgtggctcggcataagtatgatcctccaaTATGAACTAAAATGCAGcgcaggctttcaaatttgccggggcagtgacaagcgcctctcactgatctccttctccgtttcagctggtttcactgacactggctctgaacgaaaatgtgttgtggattagctagacaggtagaCTAGTGCTTTATGGCCCTCTCAGCGTTTCtcattatagtttttcaaaatggcggaacgacatggaagcAATGTATGCATTACATTTaatgaatgtaaatacagatcagaaattcttcgcttacgaggataagtcagatcattggcagaggtaattttacaccaatgaggacatatttatgaatgaagacattgattttagctaataaaatacttaaaacactacacaatgtacctttaaagatatatatagtgcgtagtttctgtggAATTCtaataacaacaaaactgtcggcgcgttcacatgatgcaagccttacgtgatcgcgcacgcacccccacccctccttcatacagttgctagtagccaaggaggacatggaggattgaaaaaacatgacagactcttcagaagaggtcattatcttcactcaagtttctgcgcgAGAAAGTCGCCggatgccacaatcttctgaccACAgcaatactgagaaatacagagagagttgtgtggagctgttcttaattagctttatagcaactcatttggcaatggcttgaatgcaacggacgtttattaatattaaaaagttacgcactaaagctttcaaATGAACaggatatttattttatattatattaagaaATAAACCTTGCTATTGAGTTTTGATGTTATTTTGCTACATGTCACGTAATATTTGTACGTATCTGTGGAGAAAGAaaatgttactgtttttttttttttgtactaatGAAGCAGACTGTGTACACTCGGAAAAGTAAAATAAGCCACATGATAGCAAAATAATTTAACATAACTTTAATACCAAAAGATCCAAAACTGAGAAAAGTGTGACTGCATTTTTGTGATAATTAgactaaaacatttttgaagTAACAGAACCTTGAGTTTCTTTAGAACTTGttgatttgattttaattgTCAAGCACCACTGGTTAAATGCCACCAAACATAATTTCACTGCGGTGAACTAAAGTTTTATATCTCCAAACTTTGGCCAATCaatcttaaaataaattatGATTAGTGTGATTTCATTTGATCACAATACCATGTTGGGCTGCCAGGTCTCAGCACCGACACATCGGTCAATACACCACCCGAAGTCTTCCTCTGATTCTCCTCTCCACGCAAACACTGGGATGCCTGAGATAAAAAGCAGGTGATGTAATTATGACAAGAAAACCAGATGAGCCAGATTGGTCAGCTGGAGAAGCAGGTTGCACAGACTGCCGTACCTCTTTCAGCCAGAGCAGCAGCCACAGCGTTCTGAGTGGAGAAGATGTTACAGGCCGCCCAGCGACACTGAGCCCCCAACACAGACAGAGTCTCAATCAACACCTGCAAGAGAACATAAACATACAGAGTCAACAaaacaagtcttttttttatttttataattgcaTCATTTCTAATGCAGATAAGAGAAGAATAATGCAAAATAATCAGCCACAACCAGGGTGTAGTGTGACACACAGTaaaactatgtgtgtgtgtgtgtgtgtgtgtgtgtgtgatgaactGACCGCTGTCTGTGCAGTGATGTGTGTGCAGCCCACCACTTTGGCACCAGCAAGAGGTCTCTCCTCACATGCTCTTTTCCTCAGGACCATCAGTGCTGGCATTTCTATATATAACATTCAATTTGAGAACAgacacatttcatttatttatggcCTAATATTCTCTTCTTCTTGTGTGTCGCTTCTTGGATAGGTGCTAcagaaattatatttattttgtcatcTTGACTTGTGAGGACAACTCTTTATCTTTACCTTGCTGTGCAGTTTCTATTTCTCTGCGCCCAAATTCAGCCTGTTTCATGTTTTTGATGCAGAAGTCAGAAAGGCCTTTGGAGGTCTTCTGAGGCTTGTCTCTGGGAGAGGACTCATCCTCGCTGTCACTGCACACTGCAACACAGAAGTAAGGCATTGTGTAAAAACACAATCAGCTGATATTGTGTAATGTCTAAAACCAAACTTAGTGAAGTATAATATAATAAGAGTAATACAGAGACACACGATTTGTTGGAAAGCTTGAAAGTTAGGAATTGTCTCTGCCAGCCTTGTGTTTGGAGTCAGACTCTAGCCAGGTGAGACttttcggttacactttacttaaaggtatctacataagagtgacatgacactgtcatgaacgtgtcataaacactgtaaacaagtcataaacatttatgacataatgcttcttttagtaagtgtccaAGTGTTaccaagttatggttatggttatggttagggttagagttagggttcatgtgtcatgtgttcatgacagtgtcatgtcactcttatgtagataccttcaagtaaagtgttaccgactTTTCCCTGAGGAGCCTTTGAAGTCTGTATGAACTGTGGCAGTGATTGATACGTTTCAAAAAGGCTCAGAGAGAGCCGATTAGGACCAAATTAAAGAGACTTGTTTCTTCAGAAGACTTTTCCTTTTAATTAAGGTTTAGCTGAAGGAGAAAGCACTGAGGCTAATCCTCGGGGGCCTGTAGTTCTCGTGCTGCTGGGATCAGAACCAGCTCAGTTTATGCATCAAAGACGTGATCAGACTTAagagtgtgttgttttttcaagtTTCCGTACCTGAACTGTAGCTATCTATAGACAACTGTGAGATGGAACCAGCCGGAGAGCGACGACTGGTGTTGGCATAATGTTTGTTGAATTTTGGCTTCTGTTCAGTGGACTGTATTTGCTGTGGAGccaaaaaagagacacaaacagacacaataaAAAATTATCAACCATTTAGCATTTGTTACTTTACTGCAGGTCACAAGCATAAAGTCTCATTAACTTCATGCTTGAAACAGACAGACCTGATGTAGTCATGATAGCCATAAGCACCACCCTTCACAGCAGATTTTATTGTAAAGTACCACCTCTCTGCTCACAGCCAAATCTCTTTGTCTTCTCCTGACTCGTCCCTGCATCTTCTGCTGTCTCACTATCCAGTGGGACATTTTCAAGGCTGGGCTGCTGCCATAGGAGTCCCACTTGGCAATGTCCACTCCCTGGCTGCTCGCCTGACTCACTGGGCCCACctccaaaaaataaacattaagtatatacagtatatatagttTATACATATCCTATTTTATGTTAAGCAACTGCTCCAAAAGTAAGAGTGAAATAAAAGTAATCCATTTAAGCTATGTTTCCATGTGGTTATCATAAAAGTCTCCATGTTCAACTGACAAGTCTTTTACTCATAACTAATGACATTCATCACAGCTGAATTGGAGAAAGGCATCACTATCAGTCAGAATTAAGAGAGGCATCTTTCATGGGATGCTGCTACAATTTGTGTCCTCAAATCGTCTGTGGGAGTTTCTCAGCACTCTGCTTTCCTCTGACGTGATTGAGATTAATCACCATTCTAACATATTTACAGTACCCCCACTTTATCATGCCAGCTTGTGTTTTTCTTAAACAACACATTTGACATAAATCAatcatatttagtttttcttcattcTTCTTTAAAACATCCCACTTTGATTGGTTGATAAAGGGTTTCAAGTGAAATCTAAATTGATCCACTTTGCTGACTTGGTCCTGAATTTAGACTGGCCTAAAATGCAGCTCTATTTTTGTTCAAGTAAGATCACTTGAAGACAATCTCTTGAATACAGGTTGCACTTACTCAAGCAGCTGCTTAATCTttaacaaaagacaaaagacacTGAGCTGTGACTTGAGGCAATGTGAAAGCTCACTTAATGATCACAAAACGATCTCTTACAGGACTCAGAAAATAGCTTTGAATCCAAGCCAGCTACTATTAAAGTACAATGACAGCCATTAAAGCTAATAATTAAAGTGGCTGCGGGtcttaatgtgtaaataaatgtatgctTGGGGAAACCATTTGTGCATTCATTTGAAACCTGAAAAAGTCTGAATTTctaattacctttttttcaaTCAATAAAACCCAAGAACATTCACAGTTGTAGTAGTTAGAAAAACAGGTATAAATTGTCATTTTAAAAGTGTATTCAAGTACTCCTATTAAAACAACTTATTGGTTACTAATTCAATATAAAGACTTGACTCACTGCCCCTTTAAAGAAAAACTCAAATATAGAGAGTAACAGCGcttctaaaacaaaaacatgatacCTTGAAGCAGATGGACTGCACTGCCTCCTGGTCCTTAGCTTTAGTTGTGTTCACTACTAGACTGTACACTTTCTTCATGCTGGCAGAGCTGCTCTCACACTGACCACTGTACCTTAACTATGCAGTGCTGCAAGCTGATGCTGTTAAACTGATTAGAGAGTTCACATGCAAAGTGACGCTTTATGCCACACCTTCCCCAACAGGCCAAGGTGAGGGGTGgggaagacaaagagaaaaaataaatggagTCTTTGTGAGGCTTACCTACAGGAACTCTGGGAAAATATAGCAGAATAGCTTAGACATTAAGATAAGAAAGAGAGTTTGTAAGGAAACAGAAGCTCAGGAAAGTGTTACTTGAGGCCACAGATGAATGTGAATATGTACAGTAAAGTGCACTTTGCTCTCAGGATATACATTAAATAGACAGCAAAGTGATGTACATACATTAACATGCATTGAGCCAATTTATCAGATTTACACAGCTCCATCTAGAAATGCAGCAGTATAccccaagacctgtaaacagactttgatgtgtaaaatcgtCACACGTCCCTTTTAAGTCTGCTTTGTCTTTTAAAATTTGAGTGAAATATGTGTACGTGAGTGCTGGTCAAACATTCATAGACGCCTGCACATTACAACTAAAATCATTAACAGCCTGAGTGTGTGCAGATTCACAGGCTTCCTGTGGAGTACACTTACAAATGCACGTACCGCACAATATATAGCCTAAGTCTTGATCTAGACAGGCCTGACAAACAAGTCAGTCAAAGTCAGGAAGTGAAGCAGTTTCCTTGCTCACCATGCCCGTCTTCAGAGCTTCAGTCACCAGCTCTCCCGTCCCTTCCTCAGACTCCTCTGCCCCATATCTGTCCCGGCTCTGAGGAGGGCTCCACCTCTCTGCGGCCTTTAGCATCTGCAGCAGGTTGAGGTTGCATTTTACTGACTTATGTTTGGTGGTTTTCTCCTTCGCCTCTCCATTCAGCACAGCTCCGTCCTCCAGATGTGGTTCAGAATATTCATCAGGTTGTGGCAGGTCCCCCCTGGAGGCTCCAGTCTGGTCCCTTTCCTCTGCCATGGCAAGTAATGAAGTGAATTGGATTCCTGCTTTGGTGATCTGACAGCAGACCTAGTGACGGCTCAGCCATACCCTGCCCACATATATCTGATATTTCCCCCTGCAAGGCTTCTGTTTACTCTAAACAGCAGCAGTTCTGAGTTACTTTGACCAAAGGTAGATCTAAATCCTGGATGCAGTGTGTACAGAGAGACACTTATGTGAGCACTGCTTTCTGAGACAGAGGAAAATGTAGCCTTAAAATGTAACTCATTACTTTAAAAGTGCAATGTAGGTAGATGTCAACACATGCCCTAATACAGTCTTTTGTTCTAAAAGATCTGCCGTTAATGGAGAAGCACTTATACACAAGACCCATTTAGACTTGCAGAGCTGcttcttgtttttgtgttgtctttgatAACATTGGCTCAAATTGCAATAAGCACAGACATGAGTGCAATGCAGAGGGTTATGTGTTGACATTAAAGTCCACCAGCAATAATGTGGTGGACTTTAATGTGACCCCTTGGGGACTGACCACCTCCCTTTACGTGTCTATCACCAGGCTGAAAGATCAGAGGCACACTGATATTAGTTGTCAGATTTGTTAATTTGGTAATACATTATGTTAACGTTTTACGTTTGATGTGGTTTTATCTATTAGGGTATGGCGATTTTTAAAGGATAAGTTCACAAGTCTGTGTTAAAACAGTTGTGAGGTTCTTGTATGAACattgcaacatttttattttttacagaatTCCTTCTTTGTGTTTCCCATGAGCTGCAGTGGAAGGATAGTAACAAAACGGCAATGGCcagtatgaacaggaggaatgattacagaaAGCAAACCTGTTTTAACATTCATATGAGCACCTGACTATTTTTATAAACTTTATTTCAGACCCATATCACATCcatatcacaataaaaaaaacacacagagtataACATAACATACAAAACCTTCCACAATGTTCAGTGTCTGACATACAGACATGTTCGCCAGTGGTTCCACAGTCTGGAAGAAAATCTAACAGAACTGCGTACAGGGTTAGCCAGAACAGTGATCAAGTCATTTTATGACTCAGATACCCTACAAATAAATCTATACATCAGGTTACGTAAAACAGCAGAGCAGGTAGGTACCCCGACACTGACAAACATATGGCTTGCACTGGAGCTTCTTGGAGCTCTCAGCAGCAGCCTCATGCTGTCATTATAAGCCACTGTGAGTTTTCTAATGCTGCCTTGCTTATAACGACACCACAAGTAGGCAGTATACAATGGTGTACAATACACTCTGAAGAGTGAGATCTACACAGATACAGAGCACATGCTAAACATACGACACAACATGTTCACTTGAGCATACAGCTTCCGACGCTGCCTATAGATATCCTTATCATCAGACAGAtcatttgcaataatatggcccaaatatgtaatctcACTGCACACCCCAAGTGCAGTACCAGACAGATAGAAGTCAGGGAAGGTTGACTGTCTGTCTTCTCTACTTCTAATAATCATGATCTTACTCTTTTtggcattgtattttatatcaaAATCAGCACCATACTGTGTGCATATTTTCAGAAGCTGTTGGAGACCAGCACTATATGGGCTAAAAATGACCATATCATCTGCGTACATAAGGTGATTAATTAGTGAGTCACCAACCCTACAACCTGTACCACATGCATTTAAAATCAAAGACAAATCATTCATatacatattaaaaagaaaaggagacagaaTTCCACCATTGGTCACTTGGAAGGGGACAGATGTAACATTCCCCATattgttttaaaacataaaaaaatgaacCTATCCAGTAAAGTAAAGGTTTTACTTTAGGTTGCGTTTGGCAAAATAGATCAGGAGAAAGGTCGGCGAGAGACTGTAACCATAGCGAGAGCCATTATTTCTGTGTTATGGTTGTCAATATACTCAAGTCTGATGCAGTTTgctgtaaaaacacacagtggTCACACATGTTGCAATTCATGTTGCAACAGTGCACACTGGACATAGTTAAAGTTTTTAGGTTTCTGCCAGTGAGCCTTCAGCAGGAGACATGCTTTTTGTCCCACT contains:
- the LOC144522006 gene encoding S-adenosylhomocysteine hydrolase-like protein 1 isoform X7, with the translated sequence MKKVYSLVVNTTKAKDQEAVQSICFKQIQSTEQKPKFNKHYANTSRRSPAGSISQLSIDSYSSVCSDSEDESSPRDKPQKTSKGLSDFCIKNMKQAEFGRREIETAQQEMPALMVLRKRACEERPLAGAKVVGCTHITAQTAVLIETLSVLGAQCRWAACNIFSTQNAVAAALAERGIPVFAWRGESEEDFGWCIDRCVGAETWQPNMILDDGGDLTHWIYKKHPGLFRKIIGIVEESVTGIYRLYQLSKAGKLCVPAMNVNDSVTKQKFENLYCCKESILDGLKRTTDIMFGGKQVVVCGYGEVGKGCCAALKALGAVVYITEVDPICAVQACMDGFRVITLSEVVRQADMVITCTGNKNVVEREHLDRMKSGCIVCNMGHCSTEIDLLSLRTAELRWEHVRPKVDHVIWPDGKRIVLLAEGRLLNLSCSTVPLFVLSITATTQALALIELYSAPEGRYKQDVYLLPKKMDEYVASLHLQTFDAHLTELTDEQAKYLGISKHGPFKPNYYKY
- the LOC144522006 gene encoding S-adenosylhomocysteine hydrolase-like protein 1 isoform X5, producing the protein MAEERDQTGASRGDLPQPDEYSEPHLEDGAVLNGEAKEKTTKHKSVKCNLNLLQMLKAAERWSPPQSRDRYGAEESEEGTGELVTEALKTGMQIQSTEQKPKFNKHYANTSRRSPAGSISQLSIDSYSSVCSDSEDESSPRDKPQKTSKGLSDFCIKNMKQAEFGRREIETAQQEMPALMVLRKRACEERPLAGAKVVGCTHITAQTAVLIETLSVLGAQCRWAACNIFSTQNAVAAALAERGIPVFAWRGESEEDFGWCIDRCVGAETWQPNMILDDGGDLTHWIYKKHPGLFRKIIGIVEESVTGIYRLYQLSKAGKLCVPAMNVNDSVTKQKFENLYCCKESILDGLKRTTDIMFGGKQVVVCGYGEVGKGCCAALKALGAVVYITEVDPICAVQACMDGFRVITLSEVVRQADMVITCTGNKNVVEREHLDRMKSGCIVCNMGHCSTEIDLLSLRTAELRWEHVRPKVDHVIWPDGKRIVLLAEGRLLNLSCSTVPLFVLSITATTQALALIELYSAPEGRYKQDVYLLPKKMDEYVASLHLQTFDAHLTELTDEQAKYLGISKHGPFKPNYYK
- the LOC144522006 gene encoding S-adenosylhomocysteine hydrolase-like protein 1 isoform X2 — translated: MAEERDQTGASRGDLPQPDEYSEPHLEDGAVLNGEAKEKTTKHKSVKCNLNLLQMLKAAERWSPPQSRDRYGAEESEEGTGELVTEALKTGMVGPVSQASSQGVDIAKWDSYGSSPALKMSHWIVRQQKMQGRVRRRQRDLAVSREQIQSTEQKPKFNKHYANTSRRSPAGSISQLSIDSYSSVCSDSEDESSPRDKPQKTSKGLSDFCIKNMKQAEFGRREIETAQQEMPALMVLRKRACEERPLAGAKVVGCTHITAQTAVLIETLSVLGAQCRWAACNIFSTQNAVAAALAERGIPVFAWRGESEEDFGWCIDRCVGAETWQPNMILDDGGDLTHWIYKKHPGLFRKIIGIVEESVTGIYRLYQLSKAGKLCVPAMNVNDSVTKQKFENLYCCKESILDGLKRTTDIMFGGKQVVVCGYGEVGKGCCAALKALGAVVYITEVDPICAVQACMDGFRVITLSEVVRQADMVITCTGNKNVVEREHLDRMKSGCIVCNMGHCSTEIDLLSLRTAELRWEHVRPKVDHVIWPDGKRIVLLAEGRLLNLSCSTVPLFVLSITATTQALALIELYSAPEGRYKQDVYLLPKKMDEYVASLHLQTFDAHLTELTDEQAKYLGISKHGPFKPNYYK